One genomic window of Glycine soja cultivar W05 chromosome 9, ASM419377v2, whole genome shotgun sequence includes the following:
- the LOC114367471 gene encoding WAT1-related protein At3g18200-like, with protein MASVVTKKVKLLVALLTLQLCFAGYHIVSRLALNIGVSQVVYPVYRNLIAVLLLSPFAYVLEKNQRPPLTLSLLAQFFLLALLGITANQGFYLLGLYYASPTFASALQNSVPAITFVLALALRLEEVNIRRRHGLAKVLGTIASVGGASVITLYKGPPLLHLQMDQIQGDTLEVDQSTKVQNWTWGCIYLLGHCLSWAGWIVFQAPVVKKYPAKLTLTSFTCFFGLIQFLIIAAFAENDLENWKIQSLEELFIILYAGIIASGVVISLQTWCIQKGGPVFVAVFQPVQTILVAVMAALILGDQLYPGGLIGAVLIVLGLYLVLWGKTNEKKVTEPSLTNPLLKAEEENKETVAVPKDIP; from the exons CCTGCAGTTGTGCTTTGCAGGATATCACATCGTGTCTAGACTTGCACTAAATATTGGTGTCAGCCAAGTCGTTTACCCAGTTTACCGAAATTTGATTGCCGTGCTTTTGTTGAGCCCATTTGCTTATGTGTTAGAGAA GAATCAAAGACCACCCCTCACTTTATCTTTACTGGCTCAGTTCTTCCTACTTGCATTGCTGGG GATCACTGCAAACCAAGGGTTTTACTTGTTGGGATTATACTATGCTTCTCCAACTTTTGCTTCTGCCTTGCAAAACTCGGTTCCTGCGATCACTTTTGTCTTGGCCTTAGCTTTAAG GCTTGAGGAAGTCAACATCAGAAGGAGACATGGATTGGCAAAAGTTCTAGGAACCATTGCCAGTGTGGGGGGTGCCTCAGTAATAACTCTTTACAAAGGTCCTCCTCTTCTTCACCTGCAGATGGACCAAATACAAGGAGACACTTTAGAAGTAGATCAGTCAACAAAAGTGCAAAATTGGACTTGGGGTTGCATATACTTGCTTGGACATTGTCTATCATGGGCTGGCTGGATAGTTTTTCAG GCTCCAGTGGTGAAGAAGTATCCAGCAAAACTAACCCTCACCTCTTTTACATGCTTCTTTGGATTGATCCAATTCTTGATCATAGCAGCCTTTGCAGAAAATGACTTGGAAAATTGGAAGATACAATCACTAGAGGAGCTTTTTATCATTCTATATGCT GGAATTATAGCATCTGGTGTTGTCATATCTCTCCAAACATGGTGTATTCAAAAGGGTGGTCCTGTGTTTGTTGCTGTCTTCCAGCCAGTGCAAACTATTCTAGTTGCTGTCATGGCAGCCCTAATTCTTGGTGATCAGCTATACCCTGGAGG GCTTATTGGTGCAGTTCTCATTGTGCTTGGTCTATACTTGGTCCTTTGGGGCAAAACCAATGAAAAAAAAGTGACTGAGCCATCACTAACAAACCCCTTGCTTAAGGCAGAAGAAGAGAATAAAGAAACTGTTGCAGTTCCAAAAGACATACCATGA